One window of the Babesia bovis T2Bo chromosome 2, whole genome shotgun sequence genome contains the following:
- a CDS encoding Bromodomain family protein produces MSGYTLQNQDVSARLDFDHNALSGSTRLVFQSGGTLPRQEGADINDQLMLALRVPAIEHAEYRRVIVNGTEARFHLARTIDPSVNPDAVNRSCSNVDLLTFDAVHVSAEPLCDSILYIEVLDNPSDLSVELQFEYSHLDNIGDDVRFSRHWLLPRCSTSYKQYSVFTTRPERDRWFPSAMVTPNVGVVPDCVYRIEVTVPKGYSAICGLPMNRDAESMESVPPSDDTETYRYKWTSSQHMGAYPVQSFALYAGEFEFWDGNVVQQRMKQSDSDTARCFLEDEDCLEEYSRTKTSDIGSANICYVTLKGFGFLLEPTNIVTSQCLDTYRKILELEYPTMVYMLFLPLRPFQNGPNLAAQIRTQTNIDIKRCTGFTGSESYLHMTFLEPLLPRFQGLYHCSGGNMVILSIDALHSYSDIDHDPRCLDYRQLIMHGLAGLFTLGRWVNPSCDMHLDLILQSYLIDQFIRRNMGHNDLKARLWACREALATVTELFGDVYPLCQRKGSPVSSDILLSSSSYVLKSRLIPSIMEGIFNSTNFLPDNFFIQALRRRLLALNAHMGRPLGEMSPVDNPDLWINGNTFWSAVADDIVRRYINVWNAKPPNRLVLQNQIDPRSKLDDILRRGVEHDHLNTIMKQYNSTVHSFIYGTGCPQLNVSFSLQLQRKGTSMDHLNFRVDIKSLQPPADINKDGISGYSLCKTAKLAVRNLYETYDRLAVVLQLQERLGSQPSAIFERVVQLYGISDAACCYSNPPALDFGDIANPKTIAESSEAGTLRRNMSLFQMWHDPVDLVGRDGNFLMGFGYIGPFPHGFCLGNGPIYDCVELLSQHYDVHSIIDTYVDNGSTYCGGYKYKNGYERLMGRGSLPVASNGGLPYWQLVHQQGVMIHPEEYSIPLSAGFSKQWISHFKIDIVEDDGVRENVKMIGDMVPISYKVNPRAERGRKKVALKGVPEKDPDEVVDDSQRKSDYIGHHSQSDKLVIDWMKMLFIGMHPELSQLDNRSVVAKVCSKVRLPLLWVSADSGFRLLARIRRCQSSGMWEQQLLSDNNIYSQLESAAALGQFGRSLNYDTSDNPIASIAVTKLELMMRRHRIHPAVRARCAYSLACLHNRDPRLQGAVQGVFNSYFAAFFLNNTSANYWHPSEARFMLDFFRALALLRNRLGYSPQMVVDMLSKALESMNGFNYMVHATNIVECCSYLSVPTCILKHAEEQRPNCLDLKRLWQLLWHLFRLDGIPGSGSRNRVLSAAFLRCISRQPVCLELCNARFISDSDIGFEFDFHYFIPLRDNVYYLSQKAFELGQTYYSNQVHIAAIESLLRLLCLCSHVVTFDDENGGIMRMQKVGFPEQLQRIHAFAGILEATRCCIALCERLIEKDLVSHAWESFGNVVEELSQSHPVLFINMDCDNSVVIRDLLYEQMRPRAASNRYYNVQIFIHIRSIINLLFGPGRLSESDPAPDQSLVTQHIESVTSGLSMPKIATFRRMYGDGARSGSTNWIEVAVEAIGALMELPQARWFIHNPELSLVGYRSMVKHPMWFSKIEEKARGGQYTMPMQFKADIALVFKNARIVNKADSLPYADSIFVEGQFDTLWPAIVRTFQRNAKGPVPK; encoded by the coding sequence ATGAGCGGTTATACACTGCAAAATCAAGACGTATCAGCTAGGCTTGACTTCGATCATAATGCTCTCAGCGGGTCGACTCGCCTGGTCTTCCAGAGCGGCGGTACATTGCCGCGCCAGGAAGGAGCTGATATCAATGACCAGCTTATGCTAGCACTGAGGGTGCCTGCAATAGAACACGCTGAGTACAGGCGAGTGATTGTTAACGGTACTGAGGCAAGATTTCATTTAGCCAGGACCATTGACCCTTCCGTTAACCCGGATGCTGTAAACAGATCGTGTTCCAATGTGGATTTGCTAACCTTCGATGCAGTACATGTTTCAGCGGAACCGTTGTGTGATTCCATACTTTATATTGAGGTCCTGGATAATCCCAGTGATTTATCGGTTGAGTTGCAATTTGAATATAGCCACCTGGATAACATTGGAGATGACGTCCGATTCAGTAGACATTGGTTATTACCAAGGTGTTCAACGAGTTACAAGCAGTACTCAGTGTTCACCACGAGGCCTGAGCGAGACCGATGGTTCCCTAGTGCTATGGTAACACCCAATGTTGGCGTTGTCCCGGACTGTGTATATCGCATTGAAGTTACAGTCCCCAAGGGATACAGTGCAATATGCGGGTTGCCAATGAACAGAGATGCTGAGTCTATGGAGTCGGTACCACCCAGTGACGACACTGAAACGTACCGTTACAAATGGACGTCGAGTCAACACATGGGTGCATATCCTGTGCAGAGCTTTGCTTTGTATGCTGGCGAATTTGAATTTTGGGATGGTAATGTAGTACAGCAACGTATGAAGCAATCGGATAGTGACACTGCAAGATGCTTTCTGGAAGATGAAGACTGTCTGGAGGAATACTCACGTACGAAAACCTCGGACATTGGGAGCGCTAACATATGCTACGTCACATTGAAGGGATTTGGATTCCTGCTGGAACCTACAAATATAGTTACATCGCAGTGCCTGGAcacatatcgcaagatACTGGAACTGGAATATCCCACAATGGTCTATATGTTGTTCTTACCCCTGAGACCATTTCAAAATGGACCTAACCTGGCCGCACAGATACGTACACAGACTAATATCGATATTAAAAGGTGTACCGGTTTCACGGGATCCGAAAGTTACCTGCACATGACTTTCCTGGAGCCACTGTTACCTAGGTTCCAAGGCTTATACCACTGCAGCGGTGGTAACATGGTCATTCTATCCATTGATGCGCTGCATAGCTACAGTGATATAGACCACGATCCGCGCTGCTTGGATTATCGGCAATTGATCATGCACGGATTAGCTGGTTTGTTCACGCTAGGTCGTTGGGTAAACCCATCATGTGATATGCACCTGGACCTTATCCTGCAGTCGTATCTCATAGACCAGTTTATAAGGCGTAATATGGGCCACAACGATCTGAAAGCCAGGCTATGGGCATGTAGAGAGGCTCTGGCAACAGTGACTGAGTTATTCGGTGATGTATACCCACTATGCCAAAGGAAAGGTAGCCCTGTGTCCAGTGATATTTTGCTATCCTCGAGCTCATATGTACTAAAGTCACGCTTGATACCGTCTATTATGGAGGGTATTTTCAACTCGACTAACTTTTTACCGGATAACTTTTTCATCCAAGCACTGCGCCGGAGGTTGTTGGCACTCAATGCCCATATGGGCAGGCCACTTGGTGAAATGAGCCCCGTGGATAACCCGGATCTATGGATTAACGGGAATACCTTCTGGTCAGCAGTAGCTGATGATATTGTACGTCGATATATTAACGTATGGAATGCCAAGCCGCCAAATCGGTTGGTACTACAGAACCAAATTGACCCTAGAAGCAAGCTTGATGATATCCTGCGTCGCGGTGTTGAGCATGACCATTTGAACACAATAATGAAGCAGTATAACAGCACGGTGCATTCTTTTATATACGGCACGGGATGCCCTCAGTTGAATGTAAGCTTCTCGCTGCAGTTGCAGCGCAAAGGTACCTCCATGGATCACCTTAATTTCCGAGTTGATATAAAGTCACTACAACCACCAGCGGATATTAACAAGGATGGTATCAGTGGATATTCACTATGTAAAACTGCAAAATTGGCAGTACGCAACCTATATGAAACCTATGATCGGCTTGCTGTAGTTCTGCAACTACAGGAGCGTTTGGGAAGCCAGCCAAGTGCAATTTTCGAACGAGTGGTACAGCTCTATGGAATTAGTGATGCAGCATGCTGCTATAGTAATCCACCAGCACTTGATTTCGGCGATATCGCAAACCCTAAAACAATAGCTGAGTCATCTGAAGCCGGTACGCTAAGACGCAACATGAGTTTATTCCAAATGTGGCATGATCCAGTGGATCTCGTGGGACGTGATGGCAACTTCCTAATGGGATTTGGGTATATAGGACCATTCCCACATGGATTCTGCCTAGGTAATGGGCCTATATACGACTGCGTTGAGCTGCTGTCACAACACTATGATGTACATAGTATAATTGATACCTATGTAGATAATGGAAGTACTTACTGTGGAGGATATAAGTACAAAAACGGATATGAGAGATTAATGGGCCGCGGCAGCCTACCAGTGGCGTCCAACGGTGGGTTACCATATTGGCAACTGGTACACCAGCAAGGTGTTATGATCCACCCAGAGGAGTACAGTATACCGCTGTCCGCCGGATTCTCCAAGCAGTGGATCTCACACTTTAAGATAGACATAGTAGAAGACGATGGTGTAAGGGAAAACGTAAAAATGATTGGCGATATGGTACCAATATCTTATAAAGTCAACCCCCGTGCAGAACGTGGTCGTAAAAAAGTTGCTCTAAAAGGTGTCCCTGAAAAGGATCCTGATGAAGTGGTTGACGACAGTCAGAGAAAAAGTGATTACATAGGCCACCACAGCCAAAGTGATAAACTGGTAATCGACTGGATGAAGATGTTGTTTATCGGTATGCACCCTGAGTTATCGCAACTTGACAATAGGAGTGTAGTGGCAAAGGTATGTAGCAAAGTGCGGCTGCCACTGCTGTGGGTCTCCGCCGACAGTGGGTTCCGCCTACTGGCGCGGATACGACGGTGCCAGAGTAGCGGTATGTGGGAGCAGCAGCTGCTAAGtgataataatatatactccCAACTGGAATCAGCTGCGGCTTTGGGGCAATTTGGACGTAGTTTAAACTATGATACATCCGATAATCCAATTGCGTCCATTGCAGTCACCAAGCTGGAATTAATGATGCGCCGACATCGTATTCATCCAGCAGTTAGGGCTAGATGCGCATACAGCCTCGCGTGTCTACATAATCGCGATCCCAGGCTTCAAGGAGCTGTGCAGGGAGTGTTCAACAGCTACTTTGCGGCATTCTTCCTGAACAACACCAGCGCTAACTACTGGCATCCCAGTGAAGCAAGGTTTATGCTAGACTTCTTCAGGGCATTGGCGCTTTTACGCAACAGATTGGGGTACTCACCTCAGATGGTCGTGGATATGTTGTCGAAAGCACTAGAAAGTATGAACGGGTTCAACTACATGGTCCACGCCACAAATATTGTGGAATGTTGTTCGTACCTATCTGTACCGACGTGTATACTAAAGCACGCAGAGGAACAACGTCCTAACTGCCTGGATCTGAAACGATTATGGCAGCTGTTGTGGCATCTTTTCAGGCTGGATGGTATACCGGGTAGTGGCAGTCGCAATCGCGTGCTGTCAGCTGCATTCCTACGTTGCATCAGCAGGCAACCAGTATGCCTCGAGTTGTGCAATGCTAGATTTATATCGGATAGCGATATTGGTTTCGAGTTTGATTTCCACTATTTCATACCACTTAGGGACAATGTCTACTACCTTAGCCAAAAGGCGTTTGAGTTGGGTCAAACATACTATTCCAACCAGGTGCACATAGCAGCCATAGAGTCGCTACTGAGGCTACTGTGTCTCTGCAGCCACGTCGTGAcatttgatgatgaaaacgGTGGTATCATGAGAATGCAAAAAGTGGGTTTCCCAGAGCAGTTGCAACGTATTCATGCCTTTGCTGGTATCCTGGAAGCCACTCGATGCTGCATTGCTCTCTGTGAAAGATTAATAGAAAAAGATCTGGTATCCCACGCATGGGAGTCATTCGGTAATGTTGTCGAAGAACTATCGCAGTCACACCCAGTTTTGTTCATAAACATGGATTGTGATAACAGTGTAGTGATAAGAGACCTGTTGTACGAACAAATGAGACCTCGAGCTGCATCCAATAGGTACTATAATGTGCAAATATTCATACATATACGCTCGATAATTAACCTACTTTTTGGACCTGGAAGGCTTAGCGAATCTGATCCTGCACCGGATCAGTCATTGGTAACACAGCATATCGAATCTGTTACCAGTGGACTCAGCATGCCGAAGATTGCGACATTCCGACGTATGTACGGAGATGGTGCACGTAGCGGTAGCACTAACTGGATAGAGGTAGCAGTAGAAGCCATTGGAGCATTGATGGAGCTGCCACAGGCTAGATGGTTCATACACAACCCCGAATTGTCATTGGTAGGATATAGGTCAATGGTAAAGCATCCAATGTGGTTCTCCAAAATCGAAGAAAAGGCCCGTGGAGGGCAGTATACCATGCCAATGCAATTTAAGGCAGATATAGCCTTGGTATTTAAGAATGCAAGGATCGTGAACAAAGCTGATTCATTGCCATACGCAGATTCTATCTTTGTCGAAGGACAGTTTGATACTTTATGGCCAGCTATTGTGCGTACATTCCAACGCAATGCAAAGGGGCCTGTGCCCAAATGA
- a CDS encoding pre-rRNA-processingfamily protein, with protein sequence MKPKKQKDFVTKKRRVGKEQFRKHASSDAKLLADVSRLKKTVKLATQSIIINKERLNVTSRNLTLAELVRKSRHISSSVQIHALSGIVEFCRKFDADVRLNLLTLLQIAGECLNSLNQNVRQHARTLLMELVQHFKMGSELLDNNTYVQCVSAYLLKGIVASDIGVRTDIYRTVTTLVDQFPGIISLHKENILDKLVRHKPDEPAVAHIDCILALYKLDNESLKGHSVVNYLYEVLNHMLFIAGDIDSELKCLSIASLIVKTLKLLCINAEYITRDDLGFIRAFVLSNLHQFEDLTERGMQTFDALNCDYVLYRAELGLKCARVFPKHQLALMAPLCQLYNMRNAFCESHAHRVADIVLTAMAADMDTFLIQDISDLKPQWCTSMLVTFNSVDTLFTGIRKALQTNSVTVSQRILMDPDSYMAEQLPVINIRETFRDVTRGLVDSIADKPEVLPVIAIASGVSPMVLQEFYHTVPGMSQVVDIMSKLGPDFCIVDNMDIDTVSILSLLLNMDKTMSLRSQVLFTVVQVSKIPNTVPVDTFMDRYCTAKCIATLNREDLCLVTRALLNFPASKDIGSRIMDLLKQWLCNVRLWERCYTTELIAPTVYHMFCEGPECVIGIDDRLVPLNSLLEVLCEIAVDLDKMLTADVLDILEYVLGSFVSRTIEHLIRSQSNNIWSVEDAREVVFKRCVSTAIEKMIHSGAYNMGVCVLNTALIHAVSQCSNIQVDSQEIAQQNHAKLPQWLHKLEQHNTTEALINRLPMDKNLQNPIKQLCLAAGQLLM encoded by the coding sequence ATGAAGCCTAAAAAGCAGAAGGACTTTGTTACTAAGAAGCGCCGTGTTGGCAAGGAACAATTCAGGAAACATGCCAGCAGTGATGCCAAGTTACTTGCTGATGTCTCCAGGCTTAAGAAGACCGTCAAGCTGGCAACGCAGTCAATCATCATCAACAAGGAGCGTCTGAATGTAACTTCACGTAATTTAACACTGGCTGAGTTAGTACGTAAATCAAGGCACATATCATCTTCAGTTCAAATACATGCATTATCCGGTATTGTAGAATTTTGCAGGAAGTTTGATGCCGACGTCAGGTTAAACTTACTAACACTTTTACAAATCGCAGGTGAGTGTTTAAACTCATTGAACCAAAACGTTCGCCAACATGCTAGAACCCTTTTGATGGAGTTAGTCCAGCATTTTAAAATGGGTTCTGAACTACTTGATAATAACACATACGTCCAGTGCGTGTCTGCCTATTTACTTAAAGGCATAGTAGCATCGGATATAGGCGTTAGGACTGATATCTACAGGACTGTTACTACATTGGTGGACCAGTTCCCAGGGATCATTTCGCTCCATAAGGAGAACATCCTAGATAAGTTGGTGCGCCACAAACCGGATGAACCCGCTGTAGCGCATATTGATTGCATACTTGCGTTATACAAGCTGGATAACGAATCACTAAAAGGGCATTCCGTGGTTAATTACCTCTATGAGGTACTGAACCACATGCTATTCATTGCTGGCGATATTGACAGCGAGTTAAAGTGTCTATCCATTGCTTCATTAATTGTGAAGACCTTGAAATTACTTTGCATAAACGCGGAATACATAACCCGAGACGATCTAGGCTTTATACGGGCTTTTGTTTTGTCGAACCTACATCAATTCGAGGATCTCACAGAACGTGGTATGCAGACGTTCGACGCCCTGAACTGTGACTACGTTCTATACAGGGCTGAACTGGGTCTCAAGTGTGCCAGGGTGTTCCCCAAACATCAACTGGCACTGATGGCGCCACTATGCCAGCTTTATAACATGCGAAATGCATTTTGCGAATCGCACGCTCACCGCGTTGCTGATATAGTCCTTACTGCAATGGCAGCGGATATGGATACATTTCTTATCCAGGACATATCCGACTTGAAACCACAGTGGTGCACATCAATGCTAGTTACGTTTAACTCCGTTGACACATTATTTACTGGTATCAGGAAGGCGTTACAGACAAATAGTGTCACTGTCTCCCAAAGAATACTAATGGACCCCGACAGCTACATGGCAGAGCAGCTACCTGTAATCAACATTCGTGAAACCTTCAGGGACGTCACTCGGGGTCTCGTGGATTCAATCGCAGATAAACCTGAGGTTCTACCCGTTATCGCAATTGCCTCTGGAGTATCTCCAATGGTGCTTCAGGAATTTTACCATACGGTACCCGGTATGTCCCAGGTAGTTGATATAATGTCTAAGCTGGGTCCGGATTTTTGCATCGTTGACAACATGGATATTGATACGGTTTCTATATTAAGTTTATTACTCAACATGGACAAAACCATGTCGTTACGATCCCAAGTTTTGTTTACAGTTGTCCAAGTTTCTAAAATACCGAATACAGTACCTGTAGACACATTCATGGACCGATACTGTACCGCTAAATGCATAGCTACACTGAACCGGGAAGACCTCTGTCTAGTGACAAGAGCGTTACTGAATTTCCCAGCCTCTAAAGATATTGGCTCCCGGATAATGGACCTCCTGAAGCAATGGCTGTGCAACGTTCGACTTTGGGAGAGATGTTACACGACCGAGCTAATAGCACCCACGGTATACCACATGTTTTGTGAGGGACCAGAATGTGTAATCGGGATCGATGATAGATTAGTTCCACTGAATTCCTTGCTGGAAGTGCTATGCGAGATTGCTGTAGACCTGGACAAAATGTTGACTGCCGACGTCCTGGATATCCTGGAGTACGTACTTGGTTCATTTGTTTCAAGGACCATAGAGCACCTTATAAGAAGCCAGAGTAATAACATCTGGTCCGTAGAAGATGCACGTGAAGTTGTATTCAAGCGGTGCGTTAGCACTGCAATCGAAAAGATGATTCACTCCGGTGCGTACAACATGGGAGTATGTGTCTTAAACACTGCACTTATCCATGCAGTTAGTCAGTGTAGCAACATACAAGTGGATTCCCAGGAAATTGCACAGCAAAATCACGCCAAGTTGCCACAGTGGCTCCATAAACTGGAGCAACACAACACCACCGAAGCACTAATAAACAGGCTACCAATGGATAAAAATCTACAGAATCCAATAAAACAACTCTGCTTAGCTGCAGGTCAACTTTTAATGTAG
- a CDS encoding Mago_nashi superfamily protein has translation MGDDKFFLRYYVGHEGKFGHEFLEFELNDDGKLRYTNNSNYRKDSKIKKEAHVTRAVVAELRRIIEESEITSEDHSDWPIPDRIGRQELELRLGGKHYTFSTSKIGSLSEVQNSKDPDGLRVFYYLVQDLKCFVFSLINLCFRIRPI, from the exons ATGGGTGATGATAAATTCTTCTTGAGATATTa TGTTGGACATGAAGGTAAATTCGGTCACGAGTTCCTTGAATTCGAGTTAAATGACGATGGAAAGCTGCGTTATACCAATAATTCAAACTATAGAAAGGATAGTAAAATAAAGAAGGAAG CACATGTGACTCGCGCTGTGGTAGCTGAGTTGAGGCGTATAATTGAGGAATCTGAGATCACTAGTGAGGATCACAGCGATTGGCCTATACCGGACAGAATAGGTCGCCAGGAGTTGGAGCTCAGATTGGGTGGCAAACATTACACCTTCTCTACTTCCAAGATCGGCTCATTATCGGAAGTACAAAACAGCAAGGACCCCGATGGTCTGCGTGTATTTTACTATTTAGTGCAAGATTTGAAGTGTTTTGTCTTTTCACTTATTAACCTATGTTTTAGG ATCAGGCCCATATAG
- a CDS encoding START domain family protein, with translation MSRVFIDGGAINGDPLEVEPFPPDLVDLVQQFKSGGNFTAWKWVRDYKLHPNTLKLYSKPHVDSTLKNFLVHGEVDVTKEKMIELIVQMTQRSKWDETYVEHQILHKSTKGTDIMFSVSKYPFPLAKRTYVIKRSLYGSMDDVVVLVSKVIPYEYTTKYKWSTKVDDFESILMVRNHKPGEEACEMLATYFENPKVILPNMYLNQIIETLVPRILEKLVIASKKFGTDQSPIYCRGLYLTPLDSTGQSTGGGPHHSDDAQEDTNES, from the coding sequence ATGTCGAGAGTATTTATAGATGGAGGGGCTATAAATGGAGATCCTCTTGAAGTAGAGCCTTTCCCGCCAGATCTGGTTGATTTGGTGCAGCAATTTAAGAGCGGTGGTAATTTTACCGCTTGGAAATGGGTCCGTGATTACAAGCTACATCCAAACACTTTGAAACTATATAGTAAGCCACATGTGGATTCTACGTTGAAGAATTTTTTGGTCCATGGTGAGGTTGACGTCACCAAGGAGAAGATGATTGAGCTCATTGTCCAAATGACCCAAAGGTCGAAATGGGATGAGACCTACGTGGAGCATCAGATATTACATAAATCTACAAAGGGCACTGATATCATGTTTTCAGTGTCTAAATATCCCTTTCCTCTTGCTAAGAGGACGTATGTCATAAAGCGTAGCCTATATGGCTCTATGGATGACGTTGTAGTTCTAGTGTCTAAGGTCATCCCCTATGAGTATACTACTAAATATAAGTGGAGCACTAAAGTGGATGATTTCGAGTCTATATTGATGGTTCGGAATCATAAGCCAGGGGAGGAGGCCTGTGAAATGTTAGCCACGTACTTTGAGAACCCGAAGGTTATTCTTCCTAACATGTATCTCAACCAGATTATAGAGACCCTGGTTCCGCGTATATTGGAAAAGTTGGTAATCGCATCTAAAAAGTTCGGCACTGATCAGTCACCTATATACTGTCGGGGTCTTTATTTGACACCGTTGGACTCCACAGGACAATCGACAGGGGGTGGTCCTCATCACAGTGATGACGCTCAGGAGGACACTAACGAGTCGTGA
- a CDS encoding zinc finger CCCH domain family protein: MALDGHMLQRLSPEWQQKIRNEFQTKLKMCITDDAAAKRAADCAWQALIQGVSNRNIMSQHMHPHLGEYAGDFADWVLGFINQALLHFQSIDPDINNQGDYGITQVGIDTSAYTPQTTSQSHGLYSNAQDANTYSNAQFDRDATNQGTQVNSRSGFTTGPQETRNILNTDSWNRTTGSITSQSQNHSPNVASQQQGVTIDPLDDTLDNLIIKQKINRLQGRGNAPLGILTRSSKFSPADQVNPSSIQNHFPPVPAVPGPIKVQKLCMNFPNCTYGNNCRYIHPQGARCKNWPKCAYGPKCAFIHPPVPCKFNKACTNPLCNYQHTN; the protein is encoded by the exons ATGGCTTTAGATGGCCATATGCTGCAGCGGCTGTCGCCGGAATGGCAACAGAAAATACGTAATGAATTCCAAACTAAGTTGAAGATGTGTATAACCGATGATGCAGCTGCTAAACGTGCCGCGGACTGTGCATGGCAAGCACTGATACAAGGGGTGTCTAATCGTAATATCATGTCACAGCATATGCATCCTCATCTAGGTGAATAC GCTGGAGACTTTGCAGATTGGGTACTAGGGTTCATTAATCAGGCCTTACTCCATTTCCAAAGCATTGACCCCGATATAAATAACCAGGGTGATTATGGTATCACACAAGTTGGCATAGATACAAGCGCATATACTCCACAAACCACATCGCAATCACATGGATTGTATTCTAATGCGCAGGATGCTAATACCTATTCAAATGCACAATTTGACCGTG ACGCTACAAATCAGGGTACTCAAGTTAATTCACGCAGTGGGTTTACCACCGGTCCCCAAGAAACACgaaatatattaaatacgGATTCATGGAATAGGACTACGGGATCAATCACAAGCCAATCGCAAAATCATTCCCCAAATGTAGCATCACAGCAACAGGGAGTTACCATTGACCCGCTAGATGATACACTAGACAACCTCATAATAAAGCAAAAGATAAATCGCCTCCAGGGACGTGGTAATGCGCCTTTAGGGATTCTTACTCGTAGCAGCAAGTTCTCACCAGCTGATCAGGTCAATCCCAGCTCTATTCAAAACCACTTTCCCCCTGTGCCAGCGGTACCGGGGCCCATAAAAGTGCAAAAGCTGTGTATGAACTTCCCAAATTGCACCTATGGAAACAATTgcagatatatacacccacaGGGAGCACGGTGCAAAAATTGGCCTAAATGCGCTTATGGGCCGAAGTGCGctttcatacacccaccGGTACCATGTAAATTCAATAAGGCGTGTACTAACCCGTTGTGCAACTACCAACATACAAATTAA